In the genome of Streptomyces collinus, one region contains:
- a CDS encoding dihydrofolate reductase family protein: MSELLVDFITSLDGHASGEGWPGFWGLEGPEYLTWLGEQPEATYLMGANTYRLMSGFAAGEVPKGQDEFRPEEEASVDELTQASKMVFSSSLEEPLTWANSTLVRDDAIEAVRAMKSSGPGLLSTIGSLSLCRSLLRAGLVDRFRVVMFPVITGATGEERIYDGYPDVALEMIEHRTFDGRIQLVEYKPRVLEHPPLGVPA, encoded by the coding sequence ATGTCGGAGCTTCTCGTCGACTTCATCACCTCCCTCGACGGCCACGCCTCGGGAGAGGGATGGCCCGGGTTCTGGGGCCTCGAGGGCCCGGAGTACCTCACATGGCTGGGCGAGCAGCCCGAGGCCACCTACCTGATGGGAGCGAACACCTACCGCCTGATGTCGGGCTTCGCCGCAGGCGAGGTCCCGAAGGGCCAAGACGAGTTCAGGCCCGAAGAAGAGGCGTCCGTCGACGAACTCACGCAAGCGTCCAAGATGGTGTTCTCCTCCTCGCTCGAGGAGCCACTGACGTGGGCCAACTCCACGCTCGTCCGCGACGACGCCATCGAGGCGGTCCGCGCCATGAAATCGAGTGGCCCGGGGCTCCTCAGCACGATCGGCAGCCTGAGCCTGTGCCGGTCCCTGCTACGAGCCGGACTCGTCGACCGCTTCCGGGTCGTGATGTTCCCGGTGATCACCGGGGCCACGGGCGAGGAACGCATCTACGACGGCTATCCGGACGTTGCGCTCGAAATGATCGAGCACCGCACCTTCGACGGCCGCATCCAGCTGGTCGAGTACAAACCCCGCGTGCTCGAGCACCCGCCGCTCGGCGTCCCTGCGTGA
- the ku gene encoding non-homologous end joining protein Ku, translated as MRSIWNGAISFGLVSIPIKLVNATESHSISFRQIHTEDGGRIRYRKFCELEDREVTQGEIGKGYEDADGTIIPITEEDLSSLPIPTAKTIEIVAFVPADRIDPLQMDAAYYLQASGAPAAKPYTLLREALKRSNKVAIAKFALRGRERLGMLRVVGEAIAMHGLLWPDEVRAPEGLAPDTDVTVRDQELDLADALMDTLGEVDLEDLHDEYREAVEEVIAAKAAGEALPQAPEPATGGKVLDLMAALESSVRAARESRGEDAEHAEVKSLPQRKTARAAPKQTGGKKSTSTAKKTAAKKTTAAKKSTAKSGQGTTKKTASKSTAKKTTAKKSTPRKRSA; from the coding sequence GTGAGATCCATATGGAACGGCGCCATCTCGTTCGGCCTGGTCAGCATCCCGATCAAGCTGGTGAACGCCACCGAGAGCCACTCGATCTCCTTCCGCCAGATCCACACCGAGGACGGCGGCCGCATCCGCTACCGCAAATTCTGCGAACTGGAAGACCGCGAGGTCACCCAGGGGGAGATCGGCAAGGGCTACGAGGACGCGGACGGCACGATCATCCCGATCACCGAGGAGGACCTGTCCAGCCTGCCCATCCCGACGGCGAAGACGATCGAGATCGTGGCCTTCGTCCCGGCGGACCGGATCGACCCGCTCCAGATGGACGCCGCGTACTACCTCCAGGCGAGCGGAGCCCCGGCGGCGAAGCCGTACACGCTGCTGCGCGAGGCGCTGAAGCGCAGCAACAAGGTGGCGATCGCGAAGTTCGCCCTGCGCGGGCGCGAGCGCCTGGGCATGCTCAGGGTGGTCGGCGAGGCCATCGCCATGCACGGCCTGCTGTGGCCGGACGAGGTCCGCGCGCCCGAGGGCCTGGCCCCCGACACCGACGTCACCGTCCGCGACCAGGAACTGGACCTGGCCGACGCCTTGATGGACACCTTGGGCGAGGTCGACCTGGAGGACCTGCACGACGAGTACCGCGAGGCCGTTGAGGAGGTCATCGCCGCGAAGGCCGCCGGCGAGGCCCTGCCCCAGGCCCCGGAACCGGCCACGGGCGGCAAGGTCCTGGACCTGATGGCGGCCCTGGAGAGCAGCGTCCGCGCGGCCCGCGAGTCCCGGGGCGAGGACGCCGAGCACGCCGAGGTCAAGTCGCTCCCGCAGCGCAAGACGGCCCGCGCGGCCCCCAAACAGACCGGCGGCAAGAAGTCGACGTCCACCGCGAAGAAGACGGCGGCCAAGAAGACCACGGCGGCGAAGAAGTCGACGGCCAAGTCGGGCCAGGGGACGACCAAGAAGACGGCGTCGAAGAGCACCGCCAAGAAGACGACGGCGAAGAAGTCGACCCCCCGCAAGCGCTCGGCCTGA
- a CDS encoding nuclease-related domain-containing protein: MNGLRVIPTWRHGRERLYVCLPDGRNIAWYDREAARVNLLGQDREDDVLRALGPFVTGPVTVGPPPVPTPAELARLALHPDDDLAPNRPGEALVVALDRDPGPTHRLRPDPRRRALAAEQTVGDALDRLDGAGWHALHSVPLPGGDRIHHLLIGPGGLYAVHTLHARRQRVRIADPMVTLGRRDPYPLLRRVRSDADRASYALTAEVRPVLALVDPASLSIPTAPREVHVLTAVEVEGLSRRGGVLKPADVEALHAMARDRNTWARV; this comes from the coding sequence ATGAACGGACTGCGCGTCATACCGACCTGGCGGCACGGCCGGGAACGGCTGTACGTCTGCCTCCCGGACGGCAGGAACATCGCCTGGTACGACCGTGAGGCCGCCCGGGTGAACCTGCTCGGCCAGGACCGCGAGGACGACGTCCTGCGGGCCCTCGGCCCCTTCGTCACCGGCCCCGTGACCGTGGGACCGCCCCCGGTGCCGACCCCCGCCGAACTGGCCCGCCTCGCCCTCCACCCCGACGACGACCTGGCCCCCAACCGCCCCGGCGAGGCCCTCGTCGTGGCCCTCGACCGCGACCCCGGCCCCACCCACCGGCTGCGCCCCGACCCGCGCCGCAGGGCCCTGGCGGCCGAGCAGACGGTCGGTGACGCCCTCGACCGCCTCGACGGCGCCGGCTGGCACGCCCTGCACTCCGTGCCACTGCCCGGCGGCGACCGCATCCACCACCTGCTGATCGGCCCCGGCGGCCTCTACGCCGTCCACACCCTGCACGCCCGAAGGCAGCGCGTCCGCATCGCCGACCCCATGGTCACCCTGGGCCGCCGCGACCCGTACCCCCTCCTGCGCCGCGTCCGCTCCGACGCCGACCGCGCCTCCTACGCCCTGACGGCGGAGGTCCGCCCGGTACTCGCCCTGGTGGACCCGGCATCGCTGTCGATCCCGACCGCCCCCCGGGAAGTCCACGTCCTGACGGCCGTGGAGGTGGAGGGCCTGTCCCGGCGGGGCGGCGTCCTGAAACCGGCGGACGTGGAGGCCCTGCATGCGATGGCCCGCGACCGGAACACGTGGGCGAGGGTGTGA
- a CDS encoding Asp23/Gls24 family envelope stress response protein — MTETTQRRNTAGRQDGATSQGGKGAPGTRGSTAIADTVVAKIAGMAAREIPEVHNLGGGVTRAFGAVRQRVPGGGSGATQGVKVEVGERQAAVDLDVVVEYGAAIADTAADIRTNVVNAVERMTGLEVVEVNIAVDDVHLPDEEEEESEQQEGRRVA; from the coding sequence ATGACGGAGACCACTCAGCGCAGGAACACAGCGGGCAGGCAGGACGGGGCGACATCGCAGGGCGGGAAGGGCGCTCCCGGCACCCGCGGGAGCACCGCCATCGCGGACACGGTCGTCGCGAAGATCGCGGGCATGGCGGCCCGGGAGATTCCCGAGGTGCACAACCTCGGCGGAGGAGTGACCAGGGCCTTCGGGGCTGTGCGTCAGCGGGTGCCGGGCGGGGGCAGTGGGGCCACCCAGGGGGTGAAGGTCGAGGTCGGCGAGCGCCAGGCCGCCGTCGATCTCGATGTGGTCGTCGAGTACGGCGCCGCCATCGCCGACACCGCGGCGGACATCCGGACCAATGTCGTCAACGCGGTGGAGCGGATGACCGGTCTGGAGGTCGTGGAGGTCAACATCGCCGTCGACGACGTTCATCTGCCCGACGAGGAGGAGGAAGAGTCCGAGCAGCAGGAAGGCCGGCGGGTGGCCTGA
- a CDS encoding Eco57I restriction-modification methylase domain-containing protein: MTSKMRQLPNPSAIPAESINHGEVYTQRWVVDLILDLVDYTPDRDLCEVVITDPACGGGAFLVGITERLSESCRKFGKELPIDGIRAFDILARNVSSSREKIRSILTADGWGHDNAEILAENWVTQGDYLLSDTPPADIVVGNPPYIRLEDVPADRMQSYRARNLTMTGRSDIYVGFFERGLESLKEGGVLGFICADRWMRNQYGRELRRLIARRFSVDSVVIMHDVDAFEDRVAAYPAVTIIRNSPQRDTMVADTSKELGPKQARRLLSWLQKKEPTEVTEVGFTTACLPHWFSGDESWPTGSPARLALLEHLNDTFPVLEETDTKVGIGVATGADSVFLTTDANLVESDRLLPLSMVKDARSGVFDWTGSYLVNPWTADGDLVSLDSYPRLNSYLQENRGLLSRRHVAKKRTDQWYRTIDKVDASLVGKPKLLLPDMRLTIHPTLEQGGHYPHHNLYYVTSESWDLEVLGGLLLSRVAQLFVESYAVRMRGGTLRFQAQYLRRIRVPQPESLSARNRQDLIAAFRSRDVDAATSAALRAYGIFTSLPK, from the coding sequence GTGACGAGCAAGATGAGGCAACTTCCAAACCCCAGCGCAATCCCAGCCGAGTCCATTAACCACGGCGAGGTGTACACGCAGCGCTGGGTCGTTGATCTTATTCTTGACCTTGTCGACTACACGCCGGACAGAGACCTTTGCGAGGTCGTAATCACGGACCCGGCCTGTGGCGGTGGAGCCTTTCTAGTTGGCATCACTGAGCGTCTCAGTGAGTCATGCAGGAAGTTCGGGAAAGAACTTCCTATCGACGGCATTCGAGCCTTTGACATCCTGGCCCGGAACGTGTCTTCAAGCCGCGAAAAGATCCGCTCCATCCTTACAGCAGACGGCTGGGGACATGATAACGCCGAGATCCTCGCAGAAAATTGGGTCACTCAAGGCGATTACCTACTTTCAGATACCCCACCAGCCGACATCGTGGTGGGCAATCCACCATACATCCGTCTGGAAGATGTGCCCGCAGACAGAATGCAGAGCTATCGCGCTCGAAATCTAACCATGACGGGCCGCTCGGACATCTATGTCGGATTTTTCGAGCGCGGTCTCGAATCCCTTAAAGAAGGTGGGGTGCTTGGCTTCATCTGCGCTGACCGCTGGATGAGAAATCAGTATGGCCGCGAACTCAGGAGGCTGATCGCAAGAAGATTCAGCGTCGACTCCGTCGTCATCATGCATGACGTTGACGCCTTTGAGGACCGGGTGGCGGCTTATCCTGCAGTCACGATCATTCGCAATAGCCCTCAAAGGGACACGATGGTGGCAGACACCTCAAAAGAACTCGGGCCGAAGCAAGCAAGAAGGTTGCTCTCGTGGCTTCAAAAAAAGGAGCCGACAGAAGTGACCGAAGTGGGATTTACAACCGCTTGCCTTCCTCATTGGTTCTCAGGCGACGAATCCTGGCCGACAGGAAGTCCAGCCCGGCTCGCCCTTCTGGAACATCTCAACGACACATTCCCCGTACTTGAGGAAACCGACACCAAAGTCGGCATCGGCGTCGCAACAGGTGCAGATTCTGTTTTCTTGACCACCGATGCGAATCTCGTGGAATCAGATCGCCTTCTCCCACTCTCTATGGTCAAGGATGCACGATCTGGCGTATTTGACTGGACCGGCTCGTACCTCGTGAACCCGTGGACCGCTGATGGCGATTTGGTCTCGCTGGACAGCTACCCTCGGCTCAACAGTTATCTACAGGAGAACCGTGGCCTGTTGAGCCGCCGGCACGTCGCAAAGAAGCGCACAGATCAGTGGTATCGCACAATCGACAAGGTTGATGCGAGCCTAGTGGGAAAGCCCAAACTACTTCTCCCCGACATGCGACTCACTATCCATCCCACGCTGGAACAGGGAGGTCACTACCCCCACCACAATCTCTATTACGTAACTTCGGAGAGTTGGGATTTGGAAGTACTGGGGGGCTTGTTGCTTTCCCGTGTCGCTCAACTCTTTGTGGAATCGTACGCCGTACGCATGCGAGGTGGAACGCTAAGGTTCCAAGCTCAGTACCTGCGTAGGATTCGGGTGCCACAACCAGAGTCGTTGAGTGCGAGGAATCGGCAGGACCTGATCGCAGCCTTCCGCAGTCGAGACGTTGACGCGGCAACAAGTGCCGCACTGCGCGCCTACGGTATTTTTACGAGCCTTCCGAAGTAG
- a CDS encoding protein-tyrosine phosphatase family protein gives MRTRSKPDVPAPESPWSEVVPGLWMGGHEYTGALGHLEFAVVRNEFDLVQTLLRLPGHGPDPGVRHHVWPIPDGPLDGTQLAGVIRLAEAACEAMSEGRRVLVRCYHGYNRSGLVVAHALMRQGSSAEAAIRLIRDRRSPWALHNDLFVEYLRAGLATARLLEELAE, from the coding sequence TTGCGTACCCGCAGTAAACCCGACGTGCCCGCTCCGGAGAGTCCGTGGAGCGAGGTCGTCCCCGGCCTCTGGATGGGCGGTCACGAGTACACGGGGGCCTTGGGGCACCTGGAGTTCGCCGTCGTACGGAACGAGTTCGACCTCGTACAGACGCTGCTGCGGCTGCCGGGGCACGGGCCCGATCCCGGCGTCCGGCACCATGTGTGGCCCATCCCCGACGGCCCCCTGGACGGGACGCAGCTCGCCGGGGTGATCCGGCTGGCCGAGGCGGCGTGCGAGGCGATGAGCGAGGGCCGCCGGGTTCTCGTCCGCTGTTACCACGGGTACAACCGCTCCGGTCTGGTCGTCGCGCACGCGCTGATGCGCCAGGGCAGCTCCGCCGAGGCGGCGATCCGGCTGATCCGGGACCGCCGCTCGCCCTGGGCGCTGCACAACGACCTGTTCGTCGAGTACCTGCGGGCCGGGCTGGCCACGGCCCGGCTGCTGGAGGAGCTCGCCGAGTAG
- the ligD gene encoding non-homologous end-joining DNA ligase, with the protein MAPITVVEGRRLALSNLEKVLYPATGFTKGEVLHYYATVAEVLLPHLRDRAVSFLRYPDGPDGQVFFTKNVPPGTPEWVTTAEVPRVEGPSRMVLVQDLPSLMWSANLVAEFHTHQWLVGTPDEADRIVFDLDPGAPASIVQCCEVALWLRERLAHDGIETYAKTSGSKGLHLLSAVRGASSERVSEYAKALAVEAEKAMPRLALHRMTRSLRPGKVFVDWSQNAARKTTATPYTLRARPEPTVSAPVTWDEVEECRAPGRLDFHAGDIAPRVQDYGDLLAPLLDADTAGTLP; encoded by the coding sequence ATGGCGCCTATCACAGTGGTGGAGGGGCGACGGCTCGCTCTCAGCAATCTGGAGAAGGTGCTGTATCCCGCCACCGGCTTCACCAAGGGCGAGGTGCTGCACTACTACGCGACCGTCGCCGAGGTCCTGCTCCCCCATCTGCGGGACCGGGCGGTGTCCTTCCTGCGGTATCCGGACGGGCCGGACGGGCAGGTGTTCTTCACGAAGAACGTGCCGCCGGGTACGCCCGAGTGGGTCACCACCGCCGAGGTGCCACGGGTCGAGGGGCCCTCGCGGATGGTCCTGGTGCAGGATCTGCCGAGTCTGATGTGGTCGGCGAACCTCGTGGCCGAGTTCCACACCCACCAGTGGCTCGTCGGCACCCCGGACGAGGCCGACCGGATCGTGTTCGACCTCGATCCGGGGGCGCCGGCGAGCATCGTGCAGTGCTGCGAGGTCGCGCTGTGGCTGCGGGAACGGCTCGCGCACGACGGCATCGAGACCTACGCCAAGACCTCCGGCTCGAAGGGGCTGCATCTGCTTTCCGCCGTGCGGGGGGCGTCCTCCGAGCGGGTGTCCGAGTACGCCAAGGCACTCGCCGTCGAGGCGGAGAAGGCCATGCCCCGCCTCGCACTGCACCGGATGACCAGGAGTCTGCGCCCGGGGAAGGTCTTCGTCGACTGGAGCCAGAACGCCGCCCGCAAGACGACGGCGACGCCCTACACCCTGCGGGCCCGCCCCGAGCCGACCGTCTCGGCCCCGGTGACCTGGGACGAGGTCGAGGAGTGCCGCGCGCCCGGACGGCTGGACTTCCATGCGGGTGACATCGCCCCGCGGGTCCAGGACTACGGCGACCTGCTCGCTCCCCTGCTGGACGCGGACACGGCCGGGACGCTGCCGTAG
- a CDS encoding DUF7144 family membrane protein: MTTTTPQDSARTSLREWATGVTVFAAIMLMIGGILDIMRGIAEIAADDIFVSTRNYVFAFDLTAWGWIHLTLGVIAFVVSFGLFMGSTWARVLGVGIAGLVIIAHFLSLPYYPVWSIIMIAVSGFIIWALCAMRKDDVFVPFESPPGM, from the coding sequence ATGACCACCACCACACCCCAGGACAGTGCTCGTACGTCGCTGCGGGAATGGGCCACCGGCGTGACCGTGTTCGCGGCCATCATGCTCATGATCGGCGGCATTCTCGACATCATGCGCGGCATCGCGGAGATCGCCGCGGACGACATCTTCGTCTCGACGCGGAACTACGTCTTCGCGTTCGACCTCACGGCCTGGGGCTGGATCCACCTCACCCTGGGCGTGATCGCCTTCGTCGTCAGCTTCGGCCTTTTCATGGGGTCGACATGGGCGCGCGTCCTCGGAGTCGGCATCGCCGGCCTCGTCATCATCGCCCACTTCCTCTCCCTGCCGTACTACCCGGTCTGGTCGATCATCATGATCGCCGTCTCGGGCTTCATCATCTGGGCCCTGTGCGCGATGAGGAAGGACGACGTCTTCGTCCCGTTCGAGAGCCCGCCGGGCATGTGA